The sequence below is a genomic window from Terriglobales bacterium.
GGTGAGCGACTCCGGGAAGTACGGGAAGGCGACGTAGGCGGCGAACAAACCCGCCGGGAAGGCGGGGGTGGCGCGCAGCGACTCCTCGGTCAGGGCGCCCCGCTTGGGATCGGTCTGCGGCCCGTTGATCAGGGCCACCGGATGCTGCCAGTTGTAGGTCGAGGTCTCGTACTCGACCAGGTAGTCGAGCATCTGCGCGTACCAGACCTCGGAGGCGCTGCCTTGCTCGAGGGAAACGTATCTTCCCGAGTAGCTGGTCTGGCCGGCATTGAGCACATCGGTCTGGCTGAGGGTGGCGGGATCGAGTTCGCCGCCCAGCAGGATGCCCACCACCGCCGGGGAGATGTCCTGGTCGTAGATGCCGCCGCCGCGGCCGGGAGTGGGCGGCACCTCGCCGCGCCCGTGCAGGGCATCCACCACCCCGCGAATGTGGGCGCGCATGGCCTCCACGTACCGGGGCGTGTACAGGTCGTGGTCGGGGGGCTCGTCCACCCACACCTGCTGTAGCAGGCCCATGCTCCCGCCCGCCGCCCGGTAGTGCTGGAAGGCGCGATAGAAGGCCGGCGGCAGCAGGGTGTAGGCACGCAGGGTGTTGGCGTTCATCTGCGAAGCCAGCCGCACCCAGGTGAGATAGAGGTCGCCCTGCGTGGGCTGGGAAAGAGGATAGTAGCCGGGGGCGCCCGCTCCCAGGTCCACGCCGTTGACATAGAACTTCTGCCAGCCGGAGGCGGAGGCGCGCCACAGGGCGCCGTCGGCGGCGCGGAAGGGCATGCGCAACCGGGGGGCGCGCTGGGGCGCCGGCAGGGCAGCCGGCAGGGCGTCGCCCTCGAAGCCCTGGGTGCCATAGATGGTGGTCAGGGCGAGCCGGGCGGCGGTGCCATAGTTCTTGTCGTGCTCCAATCGGCGGTAGAGGGCGGCGGCGGCCAGGTACTGGCCCTCCTGTTGCAGGGCGCCGGCGGCCAGGATCATCACGTTGGGATCGCTCTGGCGCCGGCCCAGCAGCTTGGAAAGCAATTGCGGATCGAGCTTGCCGCGCCCCGTCTCCAGGGCGACGAAGGAGGCCCCCATCTGCGCTTCCTCCAGACGGGGATCGATGCGCAGGGCGCGGGTGAAATAGAAGCGGGCTTCTTCCCAGCGCTTCAGCTTGAGGTTGGTCCAGCCCATCATGATGATGACGTCGACGGCGTTGGGAGAGATCTCGTAGGCGCGGGTGAACTGGCGCAGCGCCGGCAAGTACTGCCCCGACTGGTAGAGGGCGACCCCCTGCTCGTAGAAGGGGCGGTACTGCGGCTTCCAGTGGAACTCCCACAGGCCGATGAGGAGGAAGAACAGGAGCATGCCCAGGAAGACGCGGTTGCCGAAGAACCAGCGGTTGCGCGCGCGCAGGCGCATCTTCGACTTGGGCAGGCTAGGCGCGCTCATGCTCCGCCAGTCTCGCCGCCAGCCCGCGGTGGGCCACCAGCTCCCACTTCTTCTTGCCCAGGAAGTAGGAGAGCACACCCTGCGCCCGGAAGAAGGTGACCATCTGCCGGTAGCCGACGTTCTCGATCACCGCGAAGGCCATCAGGATGAGCACGTGGTGGAGCTTGGGATAGCGGCGCAGGGTGGTCTCCTCCAGCAGCACCGAGCCCATGGAGAGCAGGGTGCCGTAGCCCACGGCCAGGAACATGAGCAGCAGGAAGAGGGAGAAGGGCATGGCGCCGATGAGGAAAGAGAAGGGGATGAGGATGGTGCCGGCGGCCTCGATGACGCAGCCCACCGCCTCGATGAAGGCGTGGAAGGGCATGCTGAGCAGGCCCACGGCGCGATAGCGCGGGCTCAGGATCATGTCGTTGTGCTTCATCACCGTCTGCATCAGGCCGAGCTGCCAGCGGCGGCGCTGGCGCGCCAGCATGCGCACGGTGTGCGGGGCCTCGGTCCAGCAGATGGGATCGGTGGTGAAGACCATGCGGTACTTCCACTTCATGGTGCGCAGGAAGCGGTGCAGGACGGCGATCATGTCCACGTCCTCGGTGACGGTGTCGGTGGTGAAGCCGCCGGCCAGGATGACGGTCTCCTTGTGCAGCATGCAGAAGGCGCCGGAGACGATGAAGGTGGCGTTGAGGAAGTTCCAGGCGGGACGGCCGAAGAGGAAGGTGCGAATGTACTCCACCACCTGGCAGCGCTCGATCCAGGTGCGGGGGAGGTTGATCTCGGTGATCTGCCCGTCCTCCACCTTGGAGCCGTTGGCGATGCGAACCACGCCGCCGGAGACCACCACCTGCACCGCGGAGTGGACGATGGGAGCCATGAGGCGGAGCAGGGCCTCGCGCTCGATGAGGGAGTCGGCATCCACGGTGCAGAAGTAGGAGGAGCGGGCCATGTTGATGCCGGCGTTGAGGGCGTCGGGCTTGCCGCCGTTGGGCTTGACGATCACCAGCAACTCGGGCTGCTGGCTGTTGTAGTAGAAGGCGTAGGGCCGCTTGGCGGGGACCGACTCGCGGTAGATCAGGTCCATGCGCTCCAGCTGGAACTCGTCGATGAGGCGCTCCAGGGTGGCGTCGGTGGAGCCGTCGTCCACCACGATGATCTCCTTCTCCGGGTAGTGCAGGTCGAGCAGGCAGCGCACCGTCTGCACGACGGCCTTCTCCTCGTTGTGGCAGGGCACGATCAGGGCCACCGGGGGTGTGACCGGGGAGTCGGCGATGTCGGCATAGCCGCGCCGCCCCGCGAACTTGGCGTGCAGCGAGACGGTGTAGAGCGACATGAGCATCAGCACCGTGTACACCCCGTTGGTGACCACGAAGTAGGTCAGGATGACGGCGTTGACGTAGTCGAAGAAGTGGAGGACGCTCTCGTGCATGGCTAGTCCCCCCCCTCCGGGGCCGCGGCCCGCAGGTGCCCGCCGGAGGCGGTGGCCAGCTTCTGCAGCAGGAAATCGGCGCGGGCGCCCAGCGCGCCCACGTCGGCGGCCCGGATCTGCGCCAGGTGGCGGACGAAATCGTCGGTGGGAGCGGCGGCCAGCGCTTCCATGAGCTGCAGGCGGGCCTCGGGCGCCACTCCCGGCGACAGCAGCGCCGAGTTCAGCAGCGAGGTCTTGCCCAGGATGGCCAGCTTCTGGCAGACCACCGCCGCCAGCTCGGCATCCTTCTCCGAGACCAGCGCGGCCACCAGATCCTGGGTGAGCCCGGCGCGCTGGATCTCCTCCGCGATCTGCTCGCTGGAGTACTGGTCGGTGGTGCCCACGAAGCACTTGTAGAGTTCGTCCACGCCGGCCACGCCGAACGCGGTGAGGGCCTTGGCGGAGGCCTCGCGCACCCGCCAGCGCGGGTCCCCCATCCGCCGTACCAGGTCGGGGACGATCTCGAGGTAGCGGCGGTCGGCGCAGGCGCGCACGCTGTGCAGGCGCACGAACTCGTTGTCGTCTCGCAGCAATTGGCGCAGGGCCTGCAAGGCGCGGCCGTCTCCGAAGCGCCCGATCACCGCCGCGGCCCGTGCCCGCACGTCCGGGTAGGGGTCCGCCACCACCTTCTCGAGGAAGGCCTCGTAGATCTCGGGCGAGAAGTCGTTCTTGTTGAGCAGGGTCTCCTGGGCGGCGCGGTTGGCGATCTCGCGCACCGTGTCCACCACGAAGAAGCGCATGCGCCAGTTGGGGTGGCTCAGGTAGGGGACGAAGTGGTAGAGGTCCTCGAGCTGGTAGCAGATGAGGGTGGACTTGGTGGTGCGCAGGGAGACGTCGTTGCCGGCGGCGATGGCCTTCTCCAGCTCCTGCAGCAGCAGGGGGATGACCACGGGGTGGCGGTGCTGCCCCATGGCGTAGATGGCGATCTGGCGCACGTCGGTGCCGGGATCGTGCAGGGCCTCGGCGGAGAAGACGATGGCGAAATCGGGGGCCAGGCGTCCCAGATGGTCGACGGCCAGGGCGCGCGGCACCGAGAACAGCCGGATGCGGCGCACGAAGTTGAAGGTCCCCTTCCGCACCCCCAGCGTGACCTGGGTCTTGTCGGAGCGCAGGGCGTGCTGGATGAGCTGGCGGGCGCGTCTCTTGCCGAAGGCAGTGCGCGCCCAGCGTTCCACAAAGCCGATGGCGAAGAGCAGTTCGGTGACGCGCACCGTGTTGTCGCCGTGGGCCACCGCCAGCAGCATCTCCTCCAGGGCGTCGCGCTCGGCCTCGGAGGTAGCGTCCTGCAGCAGGGCGGCGGCCCGTTCCACCGTCAGCCGCGCGGCCGCGAAGTCGTTCACCACCGGGCGGTAGCGCTCGCGGGCGGCGTCCTTCCCGATGTAGTAGCGGTTGTGCGAGATGCGCCGGTAGAAGAGAAAGCACAGGAAGACCAGGTTCACGCTCACCACCGTGAACAAGAGCCACAACACCAGCGTGGTCAGGTCTTCCAGCAGCAGCAAGGCGGCTTCCGTTTCCGCTCCCGATGGAGCGGGAGCGTTCCCAAGGTGTGTTCCGCAGAACAGCCGGCGCGCCGGCCGAGGACGGACCTCTGGCGCCCAGGCCGGCACCAGCGATTTCCGGAGCGGGCGAGTATAGCAGAACAGTAAACAGCCCCAAGCTCTCGGCAGTAACGTATCGCGGTTACTATTGGTGCGCGGACGCCGCGGCGGCAGAACCCCGTAGAATGTCCCTTTCGCCAGGACGCGTCCGGGAGGTGCAGAGTGCGAATCGCGATCGCCGCAGATCACGCCGGCTATCCCTTGAAGCAGGAGTTGGCCGCATGGTTGCGCCAGGCCGGCCACCAGGTCCTCGACCTGGGGACGGAGAGCGTCGAGCCGGTGGACTATCCCGACTACGCCGAGGCGGCGGGTCAGGCGGTGCTGGAGAAGCGGGCCGAGCGCGGCATCCTGATCTGCGGCAGCGGCGTGGGCGCGGCGGTGGCGGCCAACAAGCTGCCCGGGATCCGCGCCGGGCTCTGCCACGACACCTACTCGGCGCACCAGGGCATGGAGCACGACGCCATGAACGTGCTGGTGCTGGGAGCGCGGGTGATCGGCGTGGAACTGGCCAAGGAGCTGGCGCGCAGCTACCTGGGCGCGGAGTTCAGCGGCGAGGCCCGCCACCGGCGGCGCCTGCAGAAGATCACGGCGCTGGAGGAGCGCTCCGCGCGCGGCTCCGGGGGAGGAGGTGCCGGCCGTGGCTAATGTCCGCACCCTCTTCTGGGACGTGGGCGGGGTGCTGCTCTCCAACGCCTGGGACCACGAGCAGCGCACGCGCGCCCTGGAACATTTCCATCTGGAAGAGAGCGAGTTCCAGGAGCGTCACGAGATGGTGGTCTCGCGCTTCGAGACGGGGCGGCTGACCCTGGCCGGCTACCTGGAGCGCACCGTCTTCTTCCGCCCGCGCAGCTTCACGCGGGGAGACTTCACCGCGTACCTGTTCGCGCTCTCCCAGCCCAAGCCGGAATCCCTGGCGCTGGCCCAGGAACTGGCGGAGCGGGGACGCTGGCAGATGGCCACCATCAACAACGAGTCGCGGGAGCTGAACCTGTACCGCATCCAGCAGTTCGGCCTGCGCGACCTCTTCCGGGTCTTCTTCAGCTCCTGCTTCGTGAAGCTGCGCAAGCCCGACGAGGCCATCTACGAGCTGGCCCTGGCCATGACCCAGCGGGAGCCGCAGGAGTGCGTCTTCATCGACGATCGCGAGGTCAACCTGGAGAGCGCACGCCGCCTGGGGATGCACGCGCTGCACTTCCGCAGCGCCTCCCAACTGCGCCAGGAGCTGCACAAGCTGGGCGTGCGCTGAGGAGGCGCAGGGAAGCTATCCGCCGAGGCGGGCCAGCTGCGCCTTGGCTTCGTCGGCGTAGGCGCCGCCGGGCTGCAGCGTCAGGTACTGGTGCAGCGCCTCCGCCGCCCCCGCCGGCGGCACCAGCTTGCCGTTCACCAACTGCGCCTGCCTCATCAGAGCGGCACCCTTGAAGTAGTAGGCCTCGGCCAGCTTGGGATCGGCGGCGATGGCCTTGTTGAAGGCGGCCAGGGCGTCGCTGTCGCGGGAGGCGTTGTTCAGCAGCATGCCCTCGTAGAGATAGTAGCGGCCGGCGCCGGCGGGATCGGCCACGGCCGCGGAGTCGAACTCGGTGACGGCTTCGTCCACCTTGCCCAGCTTGGAGAGGGCCACCGCCAGATTCTGGTGGAAGGGGGCCTCGCTGGGCTTGAGCGCCACCGCCTTGGTGTAGGCGTCGGCCTGCAGCTCCGACTTGCCTTGCTTGTAATAGGCCAGCCCCATGGTGGCCCATACGCCAGCATCCATCGGGACCATGTGCGTGACTTCGGTGAGGGTGGCCACCACTGCGTCCCAGTTGCCTTCCCGCTGCGCCGCCTGGGCCTCCTGGATCTTGGCATTGACCGCCTTGACCAGCTTCTCGTCCTGCTGAGGAGCCGCGGCCGACATCTTCTGCAGTTCCTCCAGCGCCTTCTGCTGGGCGGGAGTCAGAGGGATGGGCACCCCGCCGCCGACCTCGGTGACCTTGCCGATGGTGATGTCGAGCTTGTTCTCGTAGGAGGCGTCGCGCTCCTCGGCGACGCGCTCGCGGTTGCCGGTCCCGAAGTGGATCTCATAGGCGTCGATGGTCCACAGCTTCTGCCCGTCCTTGGAGATATCGACCCGGTAGCGCCCGGCCACGACTCCCAACTGGGTGTAGAAGCCGCCCTTGTCGGTCTTGGTGGAGTAACGGGCGCCGGTGCCGATGCCGATGAACTCGATGGTGGCGCCCGCCACCGGCTTGCCCTGGGCGTCGGTGATCGTTCCCTTGACGATGCAGGTTCCGGTGCCAGCCGCCGACGCCGGCAGCGTGGCCAGGACC
It includes:
- a CDS encoding tetratricopeptide repeat protein, which translates into the protein MSAPSLPKSKMRLRARNRWFFGNRVFLGMLLFFLLIGLWEFHWKPQYRPFYEQGVALYQSGQYLPALRQFTRAYEISPNAVDVIIMMGWTNLKLKRWEEARFYFTRALRIDPRLEEAQMGASFVALETGRGKLDPQLLSKLLGRRQSDPNVMILAAGALQQEGQYLAAAALYRRLEHDKNYGTAARLALTTIYGTQGFEGDALPAALPAPQRAPRLRMPFRAADGALWRASASGWQKFYVNGVDLGAGAPGYYPLSQPTQGDLYLTWVRLASQMNANTLRAYTLLPPAFYRAFQHYRAAGGSMGLLQQVWVDEPPDHDLYTPRYVEAMRAHIRGVVDALHGRGEVPPTPGRGGGIYDQDISPAVVGILLGGELDPATLSQTDVLNAGQTSYSGRYVSLEQGSASEVWYAQMLDYLVEYETSTYNWQHPVALINGPQTDPKRGALTEESLRATPAFPAGLFAAYVAFPYFPESLTREPEYLRARDSLGPNPVAGYLRALRSRISLPLVVTDYGISTALGVRRVQVNGWNQGGHSEDAQAQILVRLDATIHDAGCAGGIVFELADEWYRQGWMPQGFESPPDRAPLWTNELDPNKSYGLIGYRTRGWRFFAGDTAAWDQQPKLYGASQGAALHDPYDAERQIQSVQAAADEAYLYLRIGLACLDCVGGRHDGKTHFDQAAYAIVLNTLPGHAGLQRLPFGGLALPSGADFLLYLGEPAQSRLLVAENYNPYVVAARGDYPNEVQMSYRPGFSVKLVPAGRFLEYPAGPGGSASLFHYGDGNPAASDYDSLAEWYADLKHNALLVRIAWGKLLVTDPSSLRAFFGYDDDTGVRSAVSPGVEISVFALAPGGSDWSRAAVAASVPGVSGEKLAPPRTFTWSGWNAVGPPDLYMKKAYYEMQREFLVGPQAPGGKPAGRAAIDRAAGVR
- a CDS encoding glycosyltransferase; translation: MHESVLHFFDYVNAVILTYFVVTNGVYTVLMLMSLYTVSLHAKFAGRRGYADIADSPVTPPVALIVPCHNEEKAVVQTVRCLLDLHYPEKEIIVVDDGSTDATLERLIDEFQLERMDLIYRESVPAKRPYAFYYNSQQPELLVIVKPNGGKPDALNAGINMARSSYFCTVDADSLIEREALLRLMAPIVHSAVQVVVSGGVVRIANGSKVEDGQITEINLPRTWIERCQVVEYIRTFLFGRPAWNFLNATFIVSGAFCMLHKETVILAGGFTTDTVTEDVDMIAVLHRFLRTMKWKYRMVFTTDPICWTEAPHTVRMLARQRRRWQLGLMQTVMKHNDMILSPRYRAVGLLSMPFHAFIEAVGCVIEAAGTILIPFSFLIGAMPFSLFLLLMFLAVGYGTLLSMGSVLLEETTLRRYPKLHHVLILMAFAVIENVGYRQMVTFFRAQGVLSYFLGKKKWELVAHRGLAARLAEHERA
- a CDS encoding HEAT repeat domain-containing protein, whose translation is MLLLEDLTTLVLWLLFTVVSVNLVFLCFLFYRRISHNRYYIGKDAARERYRPVVNDFAAARLTVERAAALLQDATSEAERDALEEMLLAVAHGDNTVRVTELLFAIGFVERWARTAFGKRRARQLIQHALRSDKTQVTLGVRKGTFNFVRRIRLFSVPRALAVDHLGRLAPDFAIVFSAEALHDPGTDVRQIAIYAMGQHRHPVVIPLLLQELEKAIAAGNDVSLRTTKSTLICYQLEDLYHFVPYLSHPNWRMRFFVVDTVREIANRAAQETLLNKNDFSPEIYEAFLEKVVADPYPDVRARAAAVIGRFGDGRALQALRQLLRDDNEFVRLHSVRACADRRYLEIVPDLVRRMGDPRWRVREASAKALTAFGVAGVDELYKCFVGTTDQYSSEQIAEEIQRAGLTQDLVAALVSEKDAELAAVVCQKLAILGKTSLLNSALLSPGVAPEARLQLMEALAAAPTDDFVRHLAQIRAADVGALGARADFLLQKLATASGGHLRAAAPEGGD
- the rpiB gene encoding ribose 5-phosphate isomerase B, with the translated sequence MRIAIAADHAGYPLKQELAAWLRQAGHQVLDLGTESVEPVDYPDYAEAAGQAVLEKRAERGILICGSGVGAAVAANKLPGIRAGLCHDTYSAHQGMEHDAMNVLVLGARVIGVELAKELARSYLGAEFSGEARHRRRLQKITALEERSARGSGGGGAGRG
- a CDS encoding HAD family phosphatase, with the translated sequence MANVRTLFWDVGGVLLSNAWDHEQRTRALEHFHLEESEFQERHEMVVSRFETGRLTLAGYLERTVFFRPRSFTRGDFTAYLFALSQPKPESLALAQELAERGRWQMATINNESRELNLYRIQQFGLRDLFRVFFSSCFVKLRKPDEAIYELALAMTQREPQECVFIDDREVNLESARRLGMHALHFRSASQLRQELHKLGVR
- a CDS encoding carboxypeptidase regulatory-like domain-containing protein, which codes for MKRHCILVLACLVLATLPASAAGTGTCIVKGTITDAQGKPVAGATIEFIGIGTGARYSTKTDKGGFYTQLGVVAGRYRVDISKDGQKLWTIDAYEIHFGTGNRERVAEERDASYENKLDITIGKVTEVGGGVPIPLTPAQQKALEELQKMSAAAPQQDEKLVKAVNAKIQEAQAAQREGNWDAVVATLTEVTHMVPMDAGVWATMGLAYYKQGKSELQADAYTKAVALKPSEAPFHQNLAVALSKLGKVDEAVTEFDSAAVADPAGAGRYYLYEGMLLNNASRDSDALAAFNKAIAADPKLAEAYYFKGAALMRQAQLVNGKLVPPAGAAEALHQYLTLQPGGAYADEAKAQLARLGG